One Natronomonas moolapensis 8.8.11 genomic region harbors:
- a CDS encoding 2Fe-2S iron-sulfur cluster-binding protein → MTEYTVEFVGTDETITVSDKQTILKRCIEEGIAQEYSCRVGMCLACSAEILEGDVAQPAARGLTDEESESYALTCMARPQSDLKLDRGKYPPSIDDTAASEGSEPASADD, encoded by the coding sequence ATGACAGAGTACACCGTCGAGTTCGTCGGGACCGACGAGACGATCACGGTTTCGGACAAACAGACCATCCTCAAACGCTGCATCGAGGAGGGAATCGCACAGGAGTACTCCTGTCGCGTCGGGATGTGTCTGGCGTGTTCGGCCGAGATCCTCGAGGGCGACGTCGCCCAGCCCGCCGCTCGGGGGCTAACCGACGAGGAAAGCGAGTCCTACGCACTGACCTGCATGGCCCGCCCGCAGTCCGATCTCAAGCTCGACCGCGGAAAGTACCCGCCGAGCATCGACGATACGGCCGCGAGCGAGGGATCGGAGCCGGCGTCTGCCGACGACTGA
- the trxA gene encoding thioredoxin has product MSSNATAVPTEPIHLGAEGDLEEAVSTYDVVLVDFYADWCGPCQMMEPAIESVAADTDAAVVKVDVDQFQGLAAQYGVQGIPALFLFADGETVEQLVGMKSEDELSGVIERYA; this is encoded by the coding sequence ATGAGTTCGAACGCAACAGCCGTCCCGACCGAACCGATCCACCTGGGTGCCGAAGGCGACCTCGAGGAAGCGGTATCGACGTACGACGTCGTACTGGTCGACTTCTACGCCGACTGGTGTGGCCCGTGTCAGATGATGGAGCCGGCGATCGAGTCGGTCGCGGCCGACACCGACGCCGCCGTCGTGAAGGTCGACGTCGATCAGTTCCAGGGGCTCGCCGCCCAATACGGCGTCCAGGGGATCCCCGCGTTGTTCCTCTTTGCCGACGGCGAGACCGTCGAACAGCTCGTCGGTATGAAGTCCGAAGACGAGCTCTCGGGCGTGATCGAACGCTACGCGTGA
- a CDS encoding DUF7127 family protein codes for MSEHIRSVHSEVDGLVRRYEYDDSAVFVADFGPVDGTVDVVDGTAMVVVDDDQYEFEVAEDVDHAIMNNGVVTIETEQ; via the coding sequence ATGAGCGAACACATCCGATCGGTCCACAGTGAGGTCGACGGTCTCGTCCGCCGCTACGAATACGACGACAGCGCCGTTTTCGTCGCCGACTTCGGTCCCGTGGACGGGACCGTCGACGTGGTCGACGGGACCGCGATGGTCGTCGTCGACGACGACCAATACGAGTTCGAGGTCGCCGAGGACGTCGACCACGCAATTATGAACAACGGAGTCGTTACCATAGAGACGGAGCAATAG
- a CDS encoding universal stress protein: MPGIDFEKRRKNALGTYRRVSEREGSDVETRVVRGTPQRRINGIAGTVAADLMLVGSRGHSRLRRLCWEASPSGSSRRRTRTSC; the protein is encoded by the coding sequence ATGCCGGGAATCGACTTTGAAAAGCGGCGAAAGAACGCTCTCGGAACGTACCGCCGCGTGAGCGAACGCGAAGGGTCCGACGTGGAGACACGCGTTGTCCGGGGCACGCCCCAACGCCGGATCAACGGTATCGCGGGGACGGTCGCCGCCGACCTGATGCTCGTCGGCTCTCGCGGGCACAGCCGCCTGCGCCGGCTGTGCTGGGAAGCGTCTCCGAGCGGATCGTCGCGGAGACGAACGCGAACGTCCTGTTGA
- a CDS encoding translation initiation factor eIF-2B: MIDETVDEIREMQTHSSSVVAVKAAEALRELLDREFATVEEYARSLERNASALQRAQPSHASLYNTQREIVSRIEGGEFDTIEAAKVETDAAIDDVVESVERAKHEAATNAVHLLPDGTTVLTHDYSSTVVEAIELAAREGHHIDVYVSEARPRYLGRRTARTLAAIDRVETTLIVDGAAGQYLDECDRVLLGMSAIVEDTLYNRVGTFPIAATAAELAVPVSVVGASEKLIEEGFVFENEFRSPAEVMREPAEGFSVANPAYDATPAHLLDGVVTETGTEKLG, encoded by the coding sequence ATGATCGACGAAACAGTCGACGAGATCCGCGAGATGCAGACGCACTCGTCGTCGGTGGTCGCGGTCAAAGCGGCCGAGGCGCTGCGGGAACTCCTCGATCGAGAGTTCGCGACCGTCGAGGAGTACGCTCGGTCGCTCGAGCGCAACGCCAGCGCCCTCCAGCGCGCCCAACCCTCCCACGCCTCGCTGTACAACACCCAACGCGAGATCGTCTCCCGAATCGAGGGCGGCGAGTTCGACACGATCGAGGCGGCGAAGGTCGAAACCGATGCGGCCATCGACGACGTCGTCGAGTCAGTCGAGCGCGCCAAACACGAGGCCGCGACGAACGCCGTACACCTCCTCCCGGACGGGACGACGGTGTTGACCCACGACTACTCCTCGACGGTCGTCGAGGCGATCGAACTCGCCGCCCGCGAGGGCCACCACATCGACGTCTACGTCAGCGAGGCCCGACCGCGGTATCTGGGACGACGGACGGCCCGGACGCTCGCGGCGATCGACCGCGTCGAGACGACGCTCATCGTCGACGGCGCGGCGGGACAGTACCTCGATGAGTGCGATCGGGTCCTCCTCGGGATGTCGGCGATCGTCGAGGACACGCTGTACAACCGCGTCGGGACGTTTCCCATCGCGGCGACGGCAGCGGAACTCGCGGTCCCCGTCTCCGTCGTCGGCGCGAGCGAGAAACTCATCGAGGAGGGGTTCGTCTTCGAGAACGAGTTCCGGTCGCCGGCGGAAGTGATGCGCGAACCCGCGGAGGGCTTTTCGGTCGCCAACCCGGCCTACGACGCCACGCCGGCGCATCTGCTCGACGGCGTCGTCACGGAGACCGGCACGGAAAAACTCGGGTGA
- a CDS encoding DNA replication complex subunit Gins51, with protein sequence MNLDELQSVQARERQSSDLQHLRSSFYKEVGEFIRERNEERARAVEDADDPFSEPEVRRLTDDIETAEGTVEAIYERRVGKVVKKASIAAAGMPVEDDGLTSEESALFESLVDRIEDNRERVLSVLDGDTPSVSCSVEETTPDDSDSVASEESIAGRSGPGAASRDPGAAPHDAEGVSAADLMGTAPPTDTETAATPEGSAGESPSTASEAGGDSPAVEAVPSGSPLSEAVPEPIGGSEGSPESGDAARAGTAAADGSPSAESVASGSADPPGSDTAGDVPGMPRTTVRITADVGEIVGADDRDYDLGTEDVVTLPEPNADVLVEKDAAERL encoded by the coding sequence ATGAACCTCGACGAACTACAGTCCGTACAGGCACGCGAACGCCAATCGAGTGACCTCCAGCACCTGCGATCGTCGTTTTATAAGGAGGTCGGCGAGTTCATCCGCGAACGGAACGAGGAGCGCGCCCGCGCCGTCGAGGACGCTGACGACCCGTTCTCCGAACCCGAGGTCAGACGGCTCACCGACGACATCGAGACCGCCGAGGGGACCGTCGAAGCGATCTACGAGCGCCGCGTCGGGAAGGTCGTAAAGAAAGCTTCCATCGCCGCCGCGGGGATGCCCGTCGAGGACGACGGGTTGACCAGCGAGGAGTCGGCGCTGTTCGAGTCGCTCGTCGACCGCATCGAGGACAACCGCGAGCGAGTGCTGTCGGTGCTCGACGGCGACACCCCGTCGGTGTCGTGTTCGGTAGAGGAAACGACACCCGACGACTCCGACAGCGTCGCGTCCGAGGAGAGCATCGCCGGCCGCTCCGGCCCCGGAGCCGCCTCCCGCGATCCGGGGGCTGCCCCCCACGACGCGGAGGGCGTCAGCGCCGCCGATCTGATGGGAACCGCCCCGCCGACCGACACGGAGACGGCCGCCACGCCCGAGGGCTCTGCGGGAGAGTCCCCATCGACAGCCTCCGAGGCCGGGGGCGACTCCCCCGCCGTCGAGGCGGTTCCATCCGGATCGCCACTGTCGGAGGCGGTTCCGGAACCGATCGGTGGGTCCGAGGGCAGCCCCGAATCGGGCGACGCCGCACGGGCCGGGACCGCGGCGGCTGATGGGTCCCCGTCCGCCGAGTCGGTGGCGAGTGGCTCGGCCGACCCGCCGGGGTCGGACACCGCCGGAGACGTCCCCGGAATGCCCCGCACGACGGTTCGGATCACCGCTGACGTCGGCGAGATCGTCGGCGCTGACGACCGCGACTACGACCTCGGTACCGAGGACGTCGTCACGCTCCCGGAACCGAACGCCGACGTCCTCGTCGAGAAGGACGCAGCGGAACGGCTGTAG
- a CDS encoding CDC48 family AAA ATPase: protein MRLTVKPLKQKDAGRGLAAIDRAAMDELDLENGDYIVIDGGESRAVARVWPGYPEDQGRGVVRIDGRLRGEADVGIDDKVSVEPAEVNPAEEVTVALPQNLRIRGNIGPHIRDKLSGQAVTTGQNVPFSLGLGPLSTQSGQRIPLRIADTDPSGTVVVTDSTEITVSEKPAEQIAQTGNSGAGAAVSDGAPSVTYEDIGGLVQELEQVREMIELPMRHPELFQQLGIEPPKGVLLHGPPGTGKTLMAKAVASEIDAHFSNISGPEIMSKYYGESEEQLREVFEEAEENAPAIVFIDEIDSIAPKRGETSGDVERRVVAQLLSLMDGLDDRGDVIVIGATNRVDALDPALRRGGRFDREIEIGVPDKEGRKEILQVHTRGMPLVDGIDLDQYAENTHGFVGADLASLAKEAAMNALRRIRPELDLEQDEIDAEILESMSVTRGDFKDALKGITPSAMREVFVEVPDTTWNSVGGLEDTKERLRETIQWPLDYPEVFETMDMEAAKGVLLYGPPGTGKTLMAKAVANEANSNFISIKGPELLNKYVGESEKGVREVFEKARSNAPTVVFFDEIDSIAGERGRGMGDSGVGERVVSQLLTELDGLEELEDVVVIATTNRPDLIDSALLRPGRLDRHVHVPVPDEAARRAILDVHTRDKPLADDVDLDEVASDTDGYVGADIEAVAREASMAATREFINSVDPEEAAQSVGNVRITREHFEAALEEVGPSVDDDTRKRYEELEDELGPSDEPNEPDVSRTFQ from the coding sequence ATGCGACTCACAGTCAAGCCGTTAAAACAGAAGGACGCCGGGCGCGGACTGGCGGCGATCGACCGGGCGGCGATGGACGAACTCGACCTCGAAAACGGCGATTACATCGTCATCGACGGGGGCGAGTCACGCGCCGTCGCCCGCGTGTGGCCCGGCTATCCGGAGGATCAGGGCCGGGGCGTCGTCCGCATCGACGGACGGCTCCGCGGCGAGGCGGACGTCGGCATCGACGACAAGGTCAGCGTCGAGCCCGCGGAGGTCAACCCCGCAGAGGAAGTCACCGTGGCGCTCCCACAGAACCTCCGGATTCGGGGCAACATCGGCCCGCACATCCGAGACAAGCTCAGCGGACAGGCCGTCACGACGGGGCAGAACGTCCCCTTCTCGCTCGGCCTCGGCCCGCTTTCGACCCAGAGCGGCCAGCGCATCCCGCTTCGGATCGCCGACACCGACCCGAGCGGTACCGTCGTCGTCACCGACTCGACGGAGATCACGGTGAGCGAAAAGCCAGCCGAGCAGATCGCCCAGACGGGAAACAGCGGCGCCGGAGCCGCGGTGAGCGACGGCGCACCCTCGGTTACCTACGAGGACATCGGCGGCCTCGTTCAGGAGCTAGAACAGGTCCGCGAGATGATCGAGTTACCGATGCGCCATCCCGAGTTGTTCCAGCAACTCGGCATCGAGCCGCCGAAAGGAGTCCTCCTGCACGGCCCACCAGGCACCGGCAAGACCCTGATGGCCAAGGCCGTCGCCAGCGAGATCGACGCTCACTTCTCGAACATCTCCGGCCCGGAGATCATGTCGAAGTACTACGGGGAGTCCGAAGAACAGCTGCGTGAAGTGTTCGAGGAGGCCGAGGAGAACGCCCCCGCGATCGTCTTCATCGACGAGATCGACTCGATCGCGCCCAAGCGCGGCGAGACCAGCGGCGACGTCGAACGCCGCGTCGTCGCTCAACTACTGAGCCTTATGGACGGCCTCGACGACCGCGGCGACGTGATCGTCATCGGCGCGACGAACCGCGTCGACGCCCTCGACCCCGCCTTGCGCCGCGGCGGTCGTTTCGACCGCGAGATCGAGATCGGCGTCCCGGACAAGGAAGGTCGAAAGGAGATACTGCAGGTCCACACCCGTGGAATGCCGCTCGTCGACGGGATCGACCTCGATCAGTACGCCGAGAACACCCACGGCTTCGTCGGTGCTGATCTCGCGAGCCTCGCGAAGGAAGCCGCGATGAACGCCCTGCGCCGGATCCGCCCGGAACTCGACCTCGAACAGGACGAGATCGACGCGGAGATCCTCGAGTCGATGTCGGTCACCCGGGGGGATTTCAAGGACGCTTTGAAAGGAATCACCCCGAGCGCGATGCGGGAGGTGTTCGTCGAGGTGCCCGACACCACCTGGAACTCGGTCGGCGGCCTCGAGGACACGAAAGAGCGGCTCAGAGAGACGATCCAGTGGCCCCTCGATTACCCCGAGGTGTTCGAGACGATGGATATGGAGGCCGCCAAGGGCGTCCTCCTGTACGGCCCGCCCGGAACCGGCAAGACCCTGATGGCCAAGGCCGTCGCGAACGAGGCCAACTCGAATTTCATCTCGATCAAGGGTCCCGAACTGCTGAACAAGTACGTCGGCGAGTCCGAGAAGGGGGTCCGCGAGGTGTTCGAGAAGGCCCGCTCGAACGCCCCGACGGTCGTGTTCTTCGACGAGATCGACTCGATCGCCGGCGAGCGCGGCCGCGGCATGGGCGATAGCGGCGTCGGCGAGCGCGTCGTCTCACAGCTGTTGACCGAACTGGACGGCCTCGAGGAGCTCGAGGACGTCGTCGTCATCGCGACCACGAACCGGCCGGACCTCATCGATTCGGCGCTCTTGCGCCCCGGCCGCCTCGACCGTCACGTCCACGTGCCCGTCCCCGACGAGGCCGCCCGGCGGGCGATCCTCGATGTTCACACCCGCGACAAGCCGCTGGCCGACGACGTCGACCTCGATGAAGTCGCTTCCGATACCGACGGCTACGTCGGCGCCGACATCGAAGCCGTTGCCCGCGAGGCATCGATGGCCGCGACTCGGGAGTTCATAAACAGCGTGGACCCCGAGGAGGCCGCCCAGAGCGTCGGCAACGTCCGGATCACCCGCGAGCACTTCGAGGCGGCGCTCGAGGAGGTCGGCCCGAGTGTCGACGACGACACCCGGAAGCGCTATGAGGAACTAGAGGACGAACTCGGCCCGAGTGACGAGCCGAACGAACCCGACGTGAGCCGGACGTTCCAGTAG
- a CDS encoding DEAD/DEAH box helicase — MSNGASDEVGMDAFAALHADVRAALSERGFETPTAPQRKAIPALADGDHGLVVAPTGSGKTETAMLPVLSAIRGREPRHGIQALYITPLRALNRDMRERLDRWGETLGIEVAVRHGDTTDYERGKQAEDPPDVLVTTPETLQAMFTGKRLRRAIADVEHVVVDEVHELAASKRGAQLTVGLEHLREHAGSLQRIGLSATVGDPEEVGRFLTGDRGCRIAEVEAGSNIDVSVRTPEITAADRTAAGELLTDAELASHVRTIDDIVAAHDSTLVFVNTRQTAEGLGSRLKSYGTDLGIHHGSLSKSARVEVEDRFKTGELDALLCTSSMELGIDVGRIDHVVQYSSPREVRRLLQRVGRAGHRREATSAGTVIATGSDDAFEALAIVERAERGAVESAGIHHASLDTVANQIPGLLMGFEEIPAARAYDIVTRAYPFRNLSRAEFKSVVRELSDNRLLWLEEDADRLEKSGGTWQYFYANLSMIPDEANYTVTDMASGDPVGTLAERFVVTFAAPGETFVQGGEMWRITEIDDEAEEVLVSPVGDPTGEVPSWVGQEIPVPYDVAQHVGRTRADAHERFESGMGRDHVAEALTERFPADEHTASEALKPVERHEGPVPADDRVVVEGFGREVVLNAAFGHTVNETLGRLLSALIGQRTGSSVAMEVDPYRIELEVPSGVTIGDVVEILETTDPEHVATLVELSLKNADSLKYTLAQVAAKFGALKRWKGKGASQNRFGKDRLLEALEDTPIYDEAVRVVLHEQLDAATASDVLRRLQSGDLALETASQRTALGQAGRSSGRELLSPQNADASVVETVRERIMNDRVLLACLHCEEWDRRQTVERVDEQPECPACGSTRVAALNPWADEVLESVRTGEDRKDDEQRKQTERAHRAASLVQSHGKKAVIALAARGVGPRNAAFVINNHREDEDDFYRDIIERERQYARTNSFWD; from the coding sequence ATGAGTAACGGGGCCTCCGACGAGGTCGGCATGGACGCGTTCGCCGCCCTCCATGCGGACGTTCGGGCGGCGCTCTCCGAGCGGGGCTTCGAGACGCCGACGGCACCACAGCGGAAGGCGATCCCGGCGCTCGCCGACGGCGACCACGGCCTCGTCGTCGCCCCGACCGGGTCCGGCAAGACCGAGACGGCGATGTTGCCGGTCCTCTCGGCAATCCGGGGGCGCGAGCCGAGACACGGGATACAGGCGCTCTACATCACGCCGCTGCGAGCGCTGAATCGCGATATGCGAGAACGCCTCGATCGGTGGGGCGAGACGCTCGGCATCGAGGTCGCGGTTCGACACGGCGACACGACCGACTACGAGCGTGGCAAACAGGCCGAGGACCCGCCGGACGTCCTCGTGACGACGCCGGAGACGTTGCAGGCGATGTTCACGGGCAAGAGGCTCCGCCGGGCGATCGCCGACGTCGAACACGTCGTCGTCGACGAAGTCCACGAACTCGCCGCCTCCAAGCGGGGGGCACAGCTGACGGTCGGGCTCGAGCACCTCCGCGAGCACGCCGGCTCGCTTCAGCGGATCGGTCTCTCGGCGACCGTCGGCGACCCGGAGGAAGTCGGGCGCTTTCTGACCGGCGACCGCGGCTGTCGGATCGCCGAGGTTGAGGCGGGGTCGAACATCGACGTCTCGGTCCGGACGCCCGAGATCACGGCGGCCGATCGGACGGCTGCGGGCGAGTTGTTGACCGACGCCGAACTCGCGAGCCACGTCCGAACCATCGACGACATCGTCGCCGCCCACGACTCGACGCTCGTCTTCGTGAACACCCGACAGACCGCCGAGGGACTCGGATCGCGGCTGAAGTCCTACGGTACGGATCTGGGCATCCACCACGGCTCGCTGTCGAAGTCAGCCCGGGTCGAAGTCGAGGACCGTTTCAAAACCGGCGAACTCGACGCGCTTTTGTGTACCTCCTCGATGGAACTCGGCATCGATGTGGGCCGGATCGACCACGTCGTCCAGTACTCGAGCCCGCGGGAGGTCCGCCGGCTCCTCCAGCGCGTCGGGCGAGCGGGCCACCGCCGGGAGGCGACCTCTGCCGGGACGGTCATCGCGACCGGCTCCGACGACGCCTTCGAGGCGCTCGCGATCGTCGAGCGCGCCGAACGCGGTGCCGTCGAGTCGGCGGGGATCCACCACGCCAGCCTCGATACGGTCGCGAACCAGATCCCCGGCCTGCTCATGGGCTTCGAGGAAATCCCCGCCGCGCGGGCCTACGACATCGTCACGCGGGCGTATCCGTTCCGGAATCTGTCCCGAGCCGAATTCAAATCGGTCGTCCGGGAACTTTCGGACAACCGGCTCCTGTGGCTCGAGGAGGACGCGGATCGCCTCGAGAAGTCGGGCGGGACGTGGCAGTACTTCTACGCCAATCTCTCGATGATCCCCGACGAAGCGAATTACACGGTGACAGACATGGCGTCTGGCGACCCAGTCGGGACGCTCGCCGAGCGCTTCGTCGTCACGTTCGCCGCTCCCGGCGAGACGTTCGTCCAGGGCGGGGAGATGTGGCGGATCACCGAGATCGACGACGAGGCCGAGGAGGTCCTCGTCTCGCCGGTCGGCGACCCGACCGGGGAGGTCCCCTCCTGGGTCGGCCAGGAGATCCCGGTCCCTTACGACGTAGCCCAACACGTCGGGCGAACGCGGGCCGACGCCCACGAGCGGTTCGAGTCGGGGATGGGACGCGACCACGTCGCGGAAGCGCTCACGGAGCGGTTCCCGGCGGACGAACACACCGCGAGCGAGGCGCTGAAACCCGTCGAGCGCCACGAAGGGCCGGTTCCGGCCGACGACCGGGTCGTCGTCGAGGGGTTCGGCCGCGAGGTCGTCCTCAACGCCGCGTTCGGCCACACGGTCAACGAGACGCTGGGGCGGTTGCTGTCGGCGCTGATCGGCCAGCGGACCGGCTCGTCGGTGGCGATGGAGGTCGACCCCTACCGGATCGAGCTCGAAGTGCCCTCGGGGGTGACGATCGGGGACGTCGTCGAGATCCTCGAAACGACCGACCCGGAGCACGTCGCGACCCTCGTCGAGTTGAGCCTCAAAAACGCCGATTCGCTCAAGTACACCCTCGCACAGGTCGCGGCGAAGTTCGGCGCGCTGAAACGCTGGAAGGGCAAGGGGGCGAGCCAGAATCGTTTCGGCAAGGACCGGCTGCTCGAGGCGCTCGAGGACACGCCGATCTACGACGAGGCGGTTCGGGTCGTCCTCCACGAGCAACTCGACGCCGCGACGGCGAGCGACGTCCTCCGGCGGCTCCAGTCGGGCGATCTCGCCCTCGAGACGGCGAGTCAACGGACGGCGCTCGGGCAGGCGGGGCGGTCCTCCGGGCGGGAGTTGCTCTCGCCGCAGAACGCCGACGCCTCCGTCGTCGAAACCGTCAGAGAACGGATCATGAACGACCGGGTGTTGCTCGCGTGTCTCCACTGCGAGGAGTGGGACCGACGGCAGACGGTCGAGCGAGTCGACGAACAGCCGGAGTGCCCGGCGTGTGGGTCGACCCGGGTCGCTGCGTTGAACCCCTGGGCCGACGAGGTGCTCGAGTCGGTCCGGACCGGCGAGGACCGAAAGGACGACGAGCAGCGAAAACAGACCGAACGCGCCCACCGGGCCGCAAGTCTGGTTCAGAGCCACGGCAAGAAGGCGGTGATCGCGCTGGCGGCGCGGGGCGTCGGCCCCCGCAACGCCGCGTTTGTGATCAACAACCACCGCGAGGACGAGGACGACTTCTACCGCGATATCATCGAGCGCGAGCGCCAGTACGCCCGGACGAACTCCTTTTGGGATTGA
- the priS gene encoding DNA primase small subunit PriS, with protein sequence MDGRTREYLKGRFGDHYRRSDVSAPPAGNEREWGYITWSSGGTTMVRHRSLLDIAGGGDLGGFLASERPRHVYFSAGQYDDPGAGTMGAKGWRGSDLVFDLDADHLPGVDPETTSYAEMLGECKGALRRLLELLESDFGFEDLEVVFSGGRGYHVHVRRSDVLTLGRRARREIVEYVLGEGIEFDDVVATRAVTGSSGRQSPAQKRTLPDGGWAGRTSDRLAGFLGDLLAMEEADAIARLRTFDGIGEGKATAALNAARDNRAELEAGNVDVHPAVYGLARRLFEDVVDAQSAPIDEPVTTDINRLIRLPGSLHGGTGLAVRRVERPELEGFDPLVDAVPETFLGNEISVYVREPTTVELRGESFRLQEGVRSVPEHVGVFAMARGHASKAGE encoded by the coding sequence ATGGACGGCCGCACGCGCGAGTACCTCAAGGGGCGGTTCGGCGATCACTACCGCCGAAGCGACGTCTCGGCACCGCCGGCGGGGAACGAGCGCGAGTGGGGGTATATCACCTGGAGTTCGGGCGGGACGACGATGGTCCGGCATCGCTCGTTGCTCGACATCGCCGGCGGCGGCGACCTTGGCGGGTTCTTGGCCAGCGAGCGCCCCCGACACGTCTATTTTTCGGCGGGGCAATACGACGATCCCGGCGCGGGAACGATGGGGGCAAAGGGGTGGCGGGGCTCGGATCTCGTCTTCGACCTCGACGCCGATCACCTCCCCGGCGTCGACCCGGAGACGACGAGTTACGCCGAAATGCTCGGAGAATGCAAGGGCGCGCTGCGTCGGCTGCTCGAGCTTCTCGAGTCGGACTTCGGCTTCGAGGACCTCGAGGTCGTCTTCTCCGGCGGTCGGGGGTACCACGTCCACGTCCGACGGTCGGACGTGCTGACGCTTGGGCGGCGCGCGCGCCGGGAGATCGTCGAGTACGTACTCGGCGAGGGGATCGAGTTCGACGACGTCGTCGCGACGCGGGCGGTCACCGGCAGTTCGGGGCGACAGTCGCCGGCACAGAAGCGAACGCTCCCCGACGGCGGGTGGGCGGGCCGGACGAGCGATCGACTCGCCGGCTTCCTCGGGGACCTGCTCGCGATGGAGGAGGCCGACGCGATCGCCCGGCTACGGACGTTCGACGGGATCGGCGAGGGAAAGGCGACCGCGGCGCTCAACGCGGCGCGGGACAACCGCGCGGAACTGGAGGCCGGCAACGTCGACGTCCACCCGGCGGTGTACGGCCTGGCGAGGCGCCTCTTCGAGGACGTCGTCGACGCACAGTCGGCCCCGATCGACGAGCCAGTGACGACCGATATCAACCGTCTCATCCGGCTGCCGGGGAGCCTCCATGGCGGGACCGGCCTCGCAGTCCGGCGGGTCGAACGCCCGGAGCTCGAGGGGTTCGACCCACTCGTCGACGCCGTTCCCGAGACGTTCCTCGGCAACGAGATATCGGTGTACGTCCGCGAGCCGACGACAGTAGAGCTTCGGGGCGAAAGCTTTAGGCTCCAGGAGGGTGTGCGTTCCGTCCCGGAGCACGTGGGCGTCTTCGCGATGGCCCGCGGGCACGCGAGCAAGGCAGGAGAATGA
- a CDS encoding GNAT family N-acetyltransferase gives MSVTIELRAFDAGDEGFVEDAWALKERIRRRDGVLKQRRGFFTDAYRRSKVFALVEPGYDDESLVGFASTRRDGYILFLAVAPEYRGEGFGRQLVAAVADEHDSVTCHARATNDDALSFYKHLGFEIERRVGSYYEDSGDAYYLRLGDGGLASKLSRFVPGA, from the coding sequence GTGAGTGTCACTATCGAACTCCGTGCGTTCGACGCCGGTGACGAGGGGTTCGTCGAGGACGCGTGGGCGCTAAAAGAGCGGATCCGGCGCCGCGACGGGGTACTCAAACAGCGCCGCGGGTTCTTCACCGACGCCTACCGGCGCTCGAAGGTGTTCGCCCTCGTCGAACCGGGATACGACGACGAGTCGCTCGTGGGGTTCGCGTCGACGCGCCGGGACGGGTATATCCTCTTTTTGGCCGTCGCCCCCGAGTACCGCGGCGAGGGGTTCGGCCGCCAGCTCGTCGCCGCCGTCGCCGACGAGCACGACTCCGTCACCTGTCACGCACGAGCCACGAACGACGACGCGCTCTCGTTTTATAAGCATCTCGGGTTCGAGATCGAACGCCGCGTCGGGAGCTACTACGAGGACTCGGGCGACGCGTACTACCTCCGCTTGGGCGACGGCGGCCTCGCCTCGAAGCTCTCGCGGTTCGTCCCGGGGGCCTAA